A stretch of DNA from Desulfosarcina ovata subsp. ovata:
TGAGCAGGTTGACCGGGGTCACCAGCAGCTGGCCCAGCATCACGCGGCTTTTCTCGCCACCGGAGAGCACACCGATCTTCTTCAGCGCGCTGTCGCCTTCAAACATCATGGCACCGCAGATATTGCGTGCCTTCTGGCGGTCCACGTCCGGCTGGGCATAGAGGATCTCCTCTTCCACCGTGCGGTTGTCCACCAAACGCTGGATGTTGGTCTGCTCGAACAGGCCGGACTCGACCTGGGGGTTGTAGGTGATGGTTCCGGCCAGCGGGTCGAGGGTGCCGGCCAGCACCTTGAGCAGGGTGGTCTTGCCCTTACCGTTCTTGCCCACCACGCAGATGCGCTCGCCGGCCAGGATCGAAAAACTCAGATCCTCGAAAAGCGGCCGCCCCGCGCCCCAGGCAAAGGCCAGCGACTCCACGCTGAACACCTGCTTGGCCCTGAAGGGTTTGCTGCGGAAGGAAAACTCCAGGCTCTTGACCTCCTCGAGTTTGTCGCGCTTCTCCATCTTGGCCAGGGTCTTGACACGCGACTGGACCATGTTGGCCAGGCGGGCCTTGGCCCGGAAACGCGAGATGAACAGCCGGATCTCCTTTTCGCGGCGCTCGTCGTTGAGCCGGGTCTTCTCGTAGATCTCCTCGTCCTGGGCGATCTGTTCGTAGAACTTCTCCGTATTGCCGGCAATCTTGCGTGCCTTGCGGCGATGCAGCCCCACGGTGTGGGTGACCAGTTTGTCCATGAACCCCCGGTCGTGGGTGATCAGCATCAGCTCGTGGGGCCAGGAGAGCAGAAAGTTTTCGATCCAGCGGATGGAAGTGATGTCCAGGTAGTTGGTGGGCTCGTCCAAAAGCAGCAGGTCCGGTTCCGAAACCAGCACCTTGGCCAGATTGAGGCGCACCTGGAAACCGCCTGAAAAATCGTGAGGGCTGCGCACCAAGTCGCCATCGGAGAAGCCCAAGCCGGCCAGGATCTTTTCCACCTTCCAGTGATGATCCTTTTCCGCGGGCATCAACCCCTTCATGCCCTCGGCCAGCACCGTCGCCTCGGTGAATTGGATCAACTGCTGGACGTAGCCGATGCGATATCCCTTGGGCATGGTGATGGCACCGTCGTCGTATCCCTCCTCGCCGACAATGATCCGGAACAGGGTTGACTTGCCGTGGCCGTTGCGGCCCACCAGGCCCACCCGTTCCTTTGAATTGATCTTGAAGCTGACCCCGTCGAACAAAACGCGGTCACCGTAACTCTTGCTCAAATTTTCGATGCTGATCATGATGATACCGTACGCAGAACGTCGGATGCGCGCTGGTTAAAAACCAGATCGGCCATCTGATCCAGGGGCGTGGGATCACGGTTGATAATCACCAGCCGGGCACCGTTTCGGCGTGCCAGCGCGGGCAGCCCGGCTGCCGGCTGAACCACCAGGGAACTGCCCACCACCAGGAACAGGTCGCAAGCCTGCGCCGCTGCGACGGCCCCTTCCAGTACGTCTGCGGGAAGCGACTCGCCAAAAAAGACCACGTCGGGTTTCAGGGTGCCCCCGCAGGATGGGCAGGTGGGCGGCAGTTCGGTGTCCAGTTGCTGGTAAACATCGTCCATGGCGCGTTGACGCGAGCATTGAAGGCAGATGATCCGCCGGGTGTTTCCATGCAGTTCCAGAACGTTCTTGGAGCCGGCGGCCTGCTGCAGACCGTCGATATTCTGGGTGATGACGGCCTTGAGGATACCTTTCGCCTCCAATTCGGCCAGGGCCGTGTGGGCATCGTT
This window harbors:
- a CDS encoding ABC-F family ATP-binding cassette domain-containing protein; this translates as MISIENLSKSYGDRVLFDGVSFKINSKERVGLVGRNGHGKSTLFRIIVGEEGYDDGAITMPKGYRIGYVQQLIQFTEATVLAEGMKGLMPAEKDHHWKVEKILAGLGFSDGDLVRSPHDFSGGFQVRLNLAKVLVSEPDLLLLDEPTNYLDITSIRWIENFLLSWPHELMLITHDRGFMDKLVTHTVGLHRRKARKIAGNTEKFYEQIAQDEEIYEKTRLNDERREKEIRLFISRFRAKARLANMVQSRVKTLAKMEKRDKLEEVKSLEFSFRSKPFRAKQVFSVESLAFAWGAGRPLFEDLSFSILAGERICVVGKNGKGKTTLLKVLAGTLDPLAGTITYNPQVESGLFEQTNIQRLVDNRTVEEEILYAQPDVDRQKARNICGAMMFEGDSALKKIGVLSGGEKSRVMLGQLLVTPVNLLMLDEPTNHLDMDACDALLAAIDAFDGAVIMVTHNEMFLHALADRLIVFDDLGAHMFDGTYQDFLEKGGWGDDVSITRRRDDPDAGEPAAAPRFTKKELRRLRSEVITEKSKVLKPMEETIAAAEREIEANETRLEQFNQEMVDASQAGDGAQIASLSQKIRSCQEIIETRFAEMEAADEQRQRLEKKFAKRLAELEG
- the cobB gene encoding NAD-dependent protein deacetylase, yielding MSNPNPHDDLRQLVAAASHMVAFTGAGISAESGIPTYRGDDGLWNKYDPAKFANIDNFYKDPGYYWNFFREVRYPAISKAQPNDAHTALAELEAKGILKAVITQNIDGLQQAAGSKNVLELHGNTRRIICLQCSRQRAMDDVYQQLDTELPPTCPSCGGTLKPDVVFFGESLPADVLEGAVAAAQACDLFLVVGSSLVVQPAAGLPALARRNGARLVIINRDPTPLDQMADLVFNQRASDVLRTVSS